A genomic segment from Bombus affinis isolate iyBomAffi1 chromosome 13, iyBomAffi1.2, whole genome shotgun sequence encodes:
- the LOC126923259 gene encoding ragulator complex protein LAMTOR4 homolog isoform X1, translated as MEEVLHYRRRRISRDIANKKYTGKNMLSLERIPDQIGHLILTEDGAVLTSGGELENDERFANIVIGLVTLTNKVDPKAFANNETFDKISITYPDHCYIICLSNKKIHVVKKKLISSTTAAVEQPLIDV; from the exons ATGGAAGAAGTTCTGCATTACCGACGGAGAAGAATCAGTAGGGATATAgcaaataaaaaatacacag GAAAAAATATGCTTTCACTGGAACGTATCCCAGATCAAATTGGGCATCTAATTTTGACAGAGGATGGAGCTGTATTAACG TCTGGAGGTGAACTGGAAAATGATGAGAGATTTGCAAACATTGTTATAGGATTAGTCACGCTAACCAATAAAGTTGATCCCAAAGCATTTGCTAATAACGAGACTTTTGATAAAATATCAATAACATATCCAGATCATTGTTATATTATTTGTCTCTCAAACAAAAAGATTCACGTAGTGAAAAAAAAATTGATATCCTCAACAACTGCAGCTGTAGAACAACCTCTTATTgatgtataa
- the LOC126923259 gene encoding ragulator complex protein LAMTOR4 homolog isoform X2, with protein sequence MLSLERIPDQIGHLILTEDGAVLTSGGELENDERFANIVIGLVTLTNKVDPKAFANNETFDKISITYPDHCYIICLSNKKIHVVKKKLISSTTAAVEQPLIDV encoded by the exons ATGCTTTCACTGGAACGTATCCCAGATCAAATTGGGCATCTAATTTTGACAGAGGATGGAGCTGTATTAACG TCTGGAGGTGAACTGGAAAATGATGAGAGATTTGCAAACATTGTTATAGGATTAGTCACGCTAACCAATAAAGTTGATCCCAAAGCATTTGCTAATAACGAGACTTTTGATAAAATATCAATAACATATCCAGATCATTGTTATATTATTTGTCTCTCAAACAAAAAGATTCACGTAGTGAAAAAAAAATTGATATCCTCAACAACTGCAGCTGTAGAACAACCTCTTATTgatgtataa
- the LOC126923248 gene encoding coiled-coil domain-containing protein 130 homolog, producing MGERKGTNLYYPPDYDPRVGGLNKFLGTHALRERARKLHMGILIVRFEMPYNIWCDGCGNHIGMGVRYNAEKKKIGMYYSTPLYQFRMKCHLCDNHFEIKTDPANLDYVIVSGAKRQENRWDPKENEQVVPETKEVSCRLYDDAMYKLEHGIEDKKIAKSKDSSLESAIALNNATWKDDYSSNCALRSAFRTRKNELQKKQSLDQVLLKKSGLNIDLVNEHEDDIRLAKLLMHKRDTKKNGHNPLKRLITIVRSRDKLKHSSHYVLSNNTKNQTDQTHKLPKLTQQEPSSSKTTTSMLSTSLVTYDSSDTDNDS from the exons ATGGGAGAACGTAAGGGAACAAATTTATACTATCCACCTGATTACGATCCCCGTGTTGGTGGTCTTAACAAATTTCTTGGTACTCATGCACTACGTGAAAGAGCACGTAAATTACACATGGGTATTCTTATTGTTAGATTTGAAATGCCATATAATATATGGTGTGATGGTTGTGGCAATCATATAGGAATGGGTGTTCGTTACAATgcagagaaaaaaaaaattggaatGTATTACAGTACACCATTGTATCAATTTCGTATGAAATGTCATCTCTGTGACAATCATTTTGAAATAAAGACTGATCCAGCA AATTTAGATTATGTAATTGTGAGTGGTGCAAAACGCCAAGAAAATCGCTGGGATCCTAAAGAAAATGAACAGGTGGTACCAGAAACAAAAGAAGTATCTTGCAGACTATATGATGATGCTATGTACAAGTTGGAACATGGTATAGAAGATAAGAAAATAGCGAAATCAAAAGATTCTTCCTTGGAAAGTGCAATAGCATTAAATAATGCTACATGGAAGGATGATTACTCTTCAAATTGTGCATTACGCTCAGCATTTAGA ACACGAAAAAACGAGTTACAGAAGAAACAAAGTTTGGATCAAGTGTTGCTTAAAAAAAGTGGATTGAATATTGACTTAGTTAATGAACACGAAGATGATATAAGGTTAGCCAAATTACTGATGCATAAAAGAG ATACAAAAAAGAATGGGCATAACCCCTTGAAACGTTTGATTACTATTGTAAGGTCTAGAGATAAACTAAAACATTCGTCACATTATGTATTAAGCAATAACACTAAAAATCAAACAGATCAAACACATAAACTTCCTAAGCTTACTCAACAAGAACCTTCGAGTTCGAAAACAACTACTAGTATGTTAAGTACTTCGTTAGTTACTTATGATAGTTCTGATACAGATAATGATTCATAG
- the LOC126923261 gene encoding piwi-like protein Siwi, protein MGDKGDKGDKGHVQGTDQDERSKDFETCVLMYQMFPKEKAKFTAAEALNLKTIAYVKSPSINDIKLKNMVPDVDTRTQSPLKMFFDEDSTCRPPSSSQPESEFESKSKSKSKSKSKSKPKPKPKPKPKFESESESESESKFELRHGPPIRYKPMKFTEPGPLSQPHFQYPLKCQLEHKYPSYFQYPPEFQYPPKCQLEYKYPTQFQYPPQSQYPPTCQVRHKYPTHTRYPHKRQYKYLTLFQNPPQCEALYKYPPQYEVLYKYSSQCQPIHKYPSQPQPQPQHPYHPAQSQPQPQPQPQPQPQPQPQPQPQYQPQSQPQSQPQPQPQPQPQPQPQYPFPPSSDYASTHRPVRPSNFPPSMPSDPPRYSEFPQGTPMERPDSVPQDPPVGIPERSEKVQEDPPEKMEAPKGSSGEDAGGSQLGRGAMRGRRVLASELVTRPEHLVSKKGVSGSEISMQTNYFKLVTTTDWSLYQYRVDFIPEEDRTAIRKGLLKSHKDTLGPYVFDGTILYSNKRVEQLEIWSKRMSDGTNIKILIRLTGDMQKGDHGYLQFFNIIMRRCLELLKLQVVGRDYYDANNKIDVQGHRMELWPGYLTSIRQHENGILMCTEIIHKVMRQQTVLDILNECFQRNNDKYKKEFESLVLGLVVLTDYNNHTYRISDIDYNVGPDSTFMLKNGDRITYKDYYKNKYRITIRENRQPLLVTRSRPKDRRTGHYELIYLVPELCRATGLTDKMRENFNLMRSLAEFTRLQPDSRMKKLMEFNSKLLSEPAIITELDQWNLKLSDQLLDVPARVLESELIFLGNQFTVTAGRGADWTRHLHNRELYSPKDLKLWVAVYGTKVKNQVQNLVHMIKSAASAMGSTISHPKYYEIIDERANAYAQFLERILSKLNPELVLCVVPNNRSDRYSAIKKKCIVDRHTPSQVFLEKNLMNKNVKTIATKVAIQMNCKLGGSPWAIDVPDIDLMVVGFDVCHDTSNKARDYGALVASLNRGLTRYYSVASAHSVGQELSNKFATHLDSALKAYRRVNLKFPSFIVFYRDGVGEGQVPYVLAHEVAQIQDKLKAIYDDYGISVKFAFLIVTKRINTRIFNDKKNPPPGTVVDDIVTNPIRYDFFIVSQSVRQGTVTPCAYHVIADTTGWLPDQMQRLTYKLCHMYYNWSGTVRVPAPCQYAHKLAFLVAQFLRNDPSHHMEEILYYL, encoded by the exons ATGGGTGATAAGGGTGATAAGGGTGATAAGGGTCATGTACAAGGAACAGATCAAGATGAAAGAAGCAAAGATTTTGAGACATGTGTGCTGATGTATCAAATGTTTCCAAAAGAGAAAGCTAAATTTACAGCTGCAGAAGCACTAAACCTAAAAACTATAGCATACGTGAAATCCCCATCTATTAATGATATtaagttaaagaatatggtacCTGACGTTGATACTCGAACTCAATCTCCTCTGAAAATGTTCTTTGATGAAGATTCTACCTGTAGACCTCCAAGTAGTTCTCAACCTGAATCTGAATTTgaatctaaatctaaatctaaatctaaatctaaatctaaatctaaACCTAAACCTAAACCTAAACCTAAACCTAAATTTGAATCTGAATCTGAATCTGAATCTGAATCTAAATTTGAATTACGACATGGACCTCCTATTAGGTATAAGCCTATGAAATTCACTGAGCCAGGACCTCTATCTCAACCTCATTTTCAATATCCACTTAAATGTCAACTTGAACATAAATATCCATCTTACTTTCAATATCCACCTGAATTTCAATATCCACCTAAATGTCAACTTGAATATAAATATCCAACTCAATTTCAATATCCACCTCAATCTCAATATCCACCTACATGTCAAGTTAGACATAAATATCCAACTCATACTCGATATCCACATAAACGTCAATATAAATATCTAACTCTATTTCAAAATCCACCTCAATGTGAAGCTCTGTATAAATATCCACCTCAATATGAAGTTCTGTATAAATATTCATCTCAATGTCAACCTATACATAAATATCCATCTCAACCtcaacctcaacctcaacaTCCATATCATCCAGCTCAATCTCAACCTCAACCTCAACCTCAACCTCAACCTCAACCTCAACCTCAACCTCAACCTCAACCTCA ATATCAACCTCAATCTCAACCTCAATCTCAACCTCAACCTCAACCTCAACCTCAACCACAACCTCAACCTCAGTATCCATTTCCACCTTCATCTGATTATGCATCTACACATCGACCTGTACGTCCAAGTAATTTTCCTCCTTCTATGCCGTCTGATCCTCCGAGGTACAGTGAGTTTCCACAAGGGACACCTATGGAAAGACCAGATTCAGTACCACAAGATCCACCAGTg gGTATTCCAGAAAGGTCCGAAAAGGTTCAAGAAGATCCTCCTGAAAAAATGGAAG CGCCTAAAGGCAGTAGTGGAGAAGATGCAGGAGGAAGTCAGTTAGGAAGAGGAGCTATGCGAGGCAGACGTGTGTTAGCCTCAGAATTAGTTACAAGACCAGAACATTTAGTTAGCAAAAAAG GCGTATCTGGAAGTGAAATATCGATGCAGACGAATTATTTTAAGTTGGTGACAACAACTGATTGGAGTTTATACCAATACAGAGTTGATTTTATTCCAGAGGAAGATCGGACTGCTATCCGCAAAGGGTTGCTCAAATCTCATAAAGATACTTTAGGACCATATGTTTTCGATGGAACTATTCTATATAGCAATAAACGTGTGGAACAA CTGGAGATTTGGTCTAAACGAATGTCGGATGGAACCAATATTAAAATTCTTATACGCCTTACTGGAGATATGCAGAAGGGCGACCACGGTTATCTTCAATTCTTTAACATAATTATGCGAAGATGCCTAGAACTATTGAAACTCCAGGTTGTGGGGCGCGATTACTATGACGCAAATAACAAA ATAGATGTACAGGGTCATAGAATGGAACTTTGGCCCGGCTATCTCACGTCTATAAGACAACACGAAAACGGTATTCTTATGTGTACTGAGATTAtacataaagttatgcgtcagcAAACTGTACTAGATATATTAAACGAGTGTTTCCAAAGAAACAATGATAAATATAAG AAAGAATTTGAAAGCCTAGTTCTTGGTTTAGTCGTACTTACTGATTACAATAACCACACATATCGTATATCGGATATAGATTATAATGTAGGTCCTGATTCAACATTTATGCTGAAAAACGGTGATAGGATAACGTATAAAgattattacaaaaataaatatcgaATTACGATTCGTGAAAACCGTCAACCACTGCTTGTAACAAGATCAAGACCAAAAGACCGTCGCACTGGCCATTATGAATTAATATATCTTGTTCCTGAACTATGCCGTGCAACAG GTTTAACCGATAAGATGAgagaaaatttcaatttaatgCGTTCATTGGCAGAATTTACACGCTTACAGCCAGACTCACGTATGAAAAAATTAATGGAATTCAATAGTAAACTCCTCTCGGAACCGGCAATCATAACCGAGTTAGATCAATGGAATTTGAAACTTTCTGACCAGTTGCTTGATGTACCGGCGCGTGTTTTGGAGTCAGAATTAATTTTTCTAGGTAATCAGTTCACAGTTACCGCGGGTAGAGGAGCAGATTGGACAAGACACTTACATAATAGAGAATTATACAGTCCAAAGGATTTAAAGCTTTGGGTGGCAGTCTACGGGACTAAAGTAAAGAACCAAGTTCAA aaTCTGGTTCATATGATTAAAAGTGCTGCTTCGGCAATGGGTTCTACTATAAGTCACCCaaagtattacgaaataatcgaTGAACGCGCTAATGCTTACGCCCAGTTTCTGGAACGTATTCTGTCTAAACTTAATCCAGAGTTAGTCCTCTGTGTTGTACCGAATAACAGAAGCGACCGCTATAGCGCTATTAAGAAAAAGTGTATTGTGGATCGACATACTCCCTCGCAAGTATTCCTTGAAAAGAATCTTATGAACAAGAATGTAAAAACGATAGCTACGAAAGTAGCTATTCAAATGAATTGCAAATTGGGTGGTTCTCCTTGGGCCATTGACGTGCCAGATATCGATCTGATGGTGGTCGGTTTTGACGTGTGTCACGATACTAGTAACAAAGCTCGTGATTATGGTGCGTTGGTGGCTTCGTTAAATAGAGGTTTGACACGGTATTATAGCGTGGCAAGTGCTCATAGTGTAGGCCAAGAACTTTCAAATAAGTTCGCGACACATCTCGATAGCGCGTTGAAGGCTTATAGAAGAGTGAATTTGAAATTCCCATCGTTTATTGTGTTTTATCGTGATGGCGTTGGCGAGGGCCAAGTGCCGTACGTATtggctcacgaagtagcacaaatACAAGACAAATTAAAAGCTATATACGATGATTACGGTATATCCGTGAAATTTGCCTTCCTGATAGTGACGAAACGAATTAATACTCGAATCTTTAACGACAAGAAAAATCCACCCCCGGGTACAGTCGTTGATGATATTGTAACTAATCCGATAAGATATGACTTTTTCATTGTATCTCAAAGTGTGCGACAAGGTACGGTGACACCGTGTGCATACCATGTCATTGCAGACACCACAGGTTGGTTACCTGATCAAATGCAAAGATTGACATATAAGTTATGTCATATGTATTATAATTGGTCTGGTACAGTAAGGGTACCTGCACCTTGTCAATATGCCCACAAACTTGCCTTCTTGGTGGCTCAGTTCTTACGTAATGATCCTAGTCATCACATGGAAGAAATATTGTACTATTTGTAA
- the LOC126923239 gene encoding HEAT repeat-containing protein 3: MGKQKRQRNRPHKQNPTGLVSVKDFKSEEIENVTNEDRERALQRVYEEIKSVNVEEKLSGLQAIELMSCNSALAVQIAKSEIAKLVGPLLVDNNVLVRACSASALRYIADNGKTEAHISLLKDDIMTPLCTLLTQYYTNWQPKVDHNGKGKTTDEKEAFIQAVTLLWTLCEHSEFAIKCCNKDDIVSILTKFFDITSYGIEIATVTMQCLLSLSENNPIAARKLQSYENMLIQLLNSEIKDTTISEVVCFKTALSGLLINLTNYTENNSIIVVCEVISVLSNTLSIDCKQLLSNLTSILPHEKNAFSSSAKKKVQENRRIFGAQQQALEILANLCSEDQENENESDLEDSDCETGGIDDVCMDNKLYKIFSLPLEVVEVFNTCNIVSKVWDKTRFVDKDTIEILQQNNEGKDILKQVHKLKCTAYLCLNNLMSSLEVDVLGGMENIYRMWMDIGTVVFKDTSPNDIELLESATAAMRAAIQRLSKEKANIFNRLTLADVQPMINGERQCPNTNVRVNLIRTLGTLALILMNNDTPDAHELIKHVSTFLLDICKTELSAWIMAESLDTIMDIYAEDDSDQLASEIKLVEKLHVLAPLFKNKMRQQRENLGDNVAIVSTVNTNIMRFIRYKEKRIRDL, from the exons ATGGGAAAACAAAAGAGACAAAGAAATAGACCCCATAAGCAGAATCCTACAGGACTTGTGTCTGTCAAGGATTTTAAAAGTGAAGAGATTGAAAATGTTACAAACGAAGATCGGGAACGTGCTCTACAGAGAGTATACGAAGAG ATAAAGTCTGTTAATGTGGAGGAAAAATTATCCGGATTGCAAGCAATTGAATTGATGTCATGCAATTCAGCACTTGCTGTGCAGATTGCAAAGAGTGAAATTGCTAAATTAGTTGGTCCACTACTTGTCGATAATAATGTACTTGTAAGAGCTTGTAGTGCGAGTGCTTTAAGGTATATAGCAGATAATGGAAAAACAGAAGCACATATAAGTTTATTGAAAGATGATATTATGACTCCACTGTGTACTTTGTTGACACAA tattatacaaattgGCAACCAAAAGTTGATCATAATGGGAAAGGCAAGACAACTGATGAAAAGGAAGCTTTTATCCAAGCAGTCACATTACTGTGGACGCTATGCGAACACAGTGAATTTGCTATAAAATGTTGTAACAAAGATGATATTGTTTCTATCCTGACAAAATTTTTTGATATAACTTCCTATGGCATAGAAATTGCAACAGTTACAATGCAATGTTTATTATCTTTATCAGAAAATAATCCTATTGCTGCTAGAAAGCTTCAGAGCTATGAAAATATGCTTATTCAACTGTTAAACTCAGAAATAAAGGATACTACTATTTCTGAAGTAGTGTGTTTTAAAACTGCCCTAAGCGGTTTATTGATTAATCTGACTAATTATACGGAAAATAATTCTATAATTGTAGTATGCGAAGTGATAAGTGTACTTTCTAATACACTTTCTATTGATTGTAAACAGTTATTATCCAATTTGACTTCAATTTTACCTCATGAAAAAAATGCTTTTTCAAGCAGTGCAAAGAAAAAGGTACAAGAAAACCGAAGGATTTTTGGTGCACAGCAACAAGCACTAGAGATTTTAGCCAACTTATGTTCAGAAGACCAAGAAAATGAGAATGAATCTGATTTGGAAGATTCAGATTGTGAGACTGGAGGTATAGATGATGTTTGTATGgataataaattgtataaaatctTCTCTCTCCCACTAGAAGTAGTGGAAGTATTTAATACTTGTAACATAGTAAGTAAAGTATGGGATAAAACTAGATTTGTGGATAAAGATACAATAGAAATATTACAACAAAATAATGAAGGAAAGGACATCTTAAAACAAGTTCATAAACTAAAATGTACAGCTTATTTATGTTTAAATAACTTGATGTCAAGTTTAGAAGTCGATGTACTTGGTGGTATGGAAAATATATATAG AATGTGGATGGACATTGGAACAGTTGTCTTCAAAGATACAAGTCCAAACGATATTGAACTATTGGAATCTGCTACAGCAGCTATGAGAGCAGCTATTCAAAGGCTatcaaaagaaaaagcaaacatTTTTAATCGGTTAACACTGGCTGACGTTCAACCAATGATAAACGGAGAGCGTCAATGTCCAAATACGAACGTCCGCGTGAATTTGATACGAACATTAGGTACTTTAGCTTTGATTTTAATGAATAATGATACTCCTGATGCTCACGAGTTAATTAAG CACGTGTCTACGTTTTTATTAGACATTTGTAAGACGGAGTTGTCGGCTTGGATCATGGCAGAATCCTTAGATACAATAATGGATATATATGCAGAAGACGATAGCGATCAGTTAGCAAGTGAAATTAAATTAGTAGAAAAATTACACGTCCTGGCACCACTTTTTAAGAACAAG atgAGACAACAAAGGGAAAATTTAGGAGACAATGTTGCAATAGTGTCTACAGTGAATACAAATATCATGAGGTTCATAAGgtacaaagaaaaaagaatccgAGATCTTTAG